Proteins from a genomic interval of Thermoanaerobacterium thermosaccharolyticum DSM 571:
- a CDS encoding O-methyltransferase, whose product MIDSDIKFVRQLFDVKKGLLKDIENYANEKFIPIIKPEVARFLETIVKIKQPQNILEIGTAIGYSSIIMLKAYKNAKVLTIEKDIDMAEMAKINFIKASLIDRVELVKGDALEVLPCLSNKYDLIFIDASKGHYKEFFDESLRVLNDDGILICDNILYKGYVTNEVHVKHKRRTIVYRMRDFISYVLDRKDITTTIIPIGDGLSISVKEEKND is encoded by the coding sequence ATGATAGATTCTGATATTAAATTTGTAAGGCAATTATTTGATGTAAAAAAAGGGTTACTTAAAGACATTGAAAATTACGCAAATGAGAAATTCATTCCTATCATAAAACCTGAAGTTGCTAGATTTTTAGAAACAATTGTAAAAATTAAACAACCCCAAAATATACTTGAGATAGGTACAGCGATTGGTTATTCATCTATCATTATGCTCAAAGCATATAAAAATGCTAAAGTCCTTACAATAGAAAAAGATATTGATATGGCTGAGATGGCCAAAATAAATTTCATCAAGGCATCTTTAATTGATAGAGTTGAGCTGGTAAAAGGTGACGCTTTAGAGGTTTTACCTTGTCTTAGCAATAAATATGATTTGATATTTATAGATGCATCGAAAGGGCATTATAAAGAATTTTTTGATGAATCTTTAAGAGTTTTGAATGATGATGGTATTTTGATATGCGATAATATCTTATATAAAGGATATGTTACTAATGAAGTACATGTAAAACACAAACGTAGAACGATTGTTTATAGGATGAGAGATTTTATTTCGTATGTTTTAGATAGAAAAGATATTACCACAACAATTATTCCTATAGGTGATGGATTGTCAATAAGTGTAAAGGAGGAAAAAAATGATTGA
- a CDS encoding peptidase U32 family protein, whose product MIELLSPAGDIERVKIAVNYGADAVYFGGNNYGLRASVGFSLDEIKYAVEYIKKYDKKAYLTVNIFPHNEDLVELPEYIYEVSKTGIDAVIVSDLGVFSVIKDVAPKLEIHISTQANNVNYRSAIFWHDLGAKRIVLARELSLEEIKEIREKTPDDLELEVFIHGAMCISYSGRCLLSNYLTGRDANKGECTHPCRWKYYLVEEKRPGQYMSIEEDDRGTYIMNSKDLCMIKYIPDIIKAGATSLKIEGRNKSSYYVAVVTKAYRKAIDDYLEFGDKYVFDESLLEELGKVSNRDFTTGFYFGKPGAESHNYGTSSYIRNYNIVGMVLDYDEENGFAIVEQRNRFFLGDEVEIIGPHDMFTEVINRMYDADGNEIDVAPHPQMIVKIPFKRKVEKYYMIRKKA is encoded by the coding sequence ATGATTGAGCTTTTATCACCTGCAGGTGATATAGAAAGGGTTAAGATTGCAGTAAATTACGGTGCAGATGCTGTGTACTTTGGGGGAAATAATTATGGGCTTAGGGCTTCTGTCGGATTTAGCTTAGATGAAATCAAATACGCGGTGGAATATATAAAAAAATATGATAAGAAAGCATATTTAACTGTGAATATTTTCCCTCATAATGAAGATCTTGTGGAGTTGCCTGAATACATCTATGAAGTAAGCAAAACTGGTATAGATGCTGTAATAGTTTCGGATCTTGGGGTTTTTTCAGTAATAAAGGATGTTGCGCCAAAACTCGAGATTCATATAAGTACACAAGCAAATAATGTTAATTATAGAAGTGCAATTTTTTGGCATGACCTTGGTGCAAAGCGTATAGTTTTGGCAAGAGAGTTGTCATTAGAAGAGATAAAAGAAATCAGAGAAAAAACTCCTGATGATTTAGAATTGGAAGTTTTTATTCATGGAGCAATGTGTATTTCTTATTCGGGCAGATGTTTGCTTAGCAATTATTTAACTGGTCGAGATGCAAATAAAGGTGAATGTACACATCCTTGTAGGTGGAAATATTATCTTGTTGAAGAGAAAAGACCTGGTCAATATATGAGCATTGAAGAAGACGATAGAGGAACATATATAATGAATTCGAAAGATCTATGTATGATTAAATACATTCCAGATATTATAAAGGCGGGTGCAACTAGTCTTAAGATTGAAGGTAGAAACAAAAGCTCATATTACGTTGCTGTTGTTACAAAAGCATATAGAAAGGCTATAGATGATTACCTAGAATTTGGCGATAAATATGTTTTTGATGAAAGTCTTTTGGAAGAGTTAGGCAAGGTTAGCAATAGAGATTTTACGACTGGATTTTATTTTGGGAAGCCGGGAGCTGAGTCCCATAATTATGGCACATCGTCGTATATAAGAAATTACAATATTGTAGGAATGGTCCTCGATTATGACGAAGAAAATGGATTTGCAATAGTTGAGCAGAGAAATAGATTCTTTTTAGGTGATGAAGTTGAAATTATTGGCCCGCATGATATGTTTACTGAGGTTATCAATAGGATGTATGATGCAGATGGAAATGAAATAGATGTTGCACCACATCCACAAATGATAGTTAAAATACCATTTAAAAGGAAAGTTGAGAAATACTATATGATAAGGAAAAAAGCTTAA
- a CDS encoding peptidoglycan D,D-transpeptidase FtsI family protein → MYKKNIRIITLSAIITLLISILLIRLFYIQYIKGETYAKIAVEQKIESLNLEKRRGEIYDRNLIPFVDRTSSEYIYAIPGMIVNKKTASIILNKITGISDLEIYKDLNSEKDIIKYKCKYTYKGNLPIGLFKMDIPQRYDSNSLARHVIGYYGIISYGLENTFNKTLSSNGIESVAVFKDNYNDYLKGLGVKIINSQNKVFSIETTLDYHIQKAVEDILDKNAINGAAVVLDVKNGDILAMASRPNYDQNKVSSYLESKNEELMNKALMEYPPGSIFKIIVASAALENKKVNIYDNFIDEPYINIDGVIYHNFMDESNGLINIDKAFEVSSNTTFIKIGQKTGGSNIIDMAKKFGITKDDNLPVEEQVGTLPSLKNTYGAGIGNLSIGQGDVTMTPLQAADIAATIANDGIRNIPNLLKAIVDENGTVVENIHKTNSYRVISESTALSVKQMMRDVVINGTGKNAETEYKSAGKTGSAEVNREKNIYHAWFTGFVPYDKPVYAISVFVKNGDIGGINAAPIFKEIANEIMKYYK, encoded by the coding sequence ATGTATAAAAAAAATATTAGAATAATTACATTAAGTGCAATTATTACATTATTGATATCTATTTTACTGATAAGATTATTTTATATTCAATATATAAAAGGAGAAACATATGCTAAAATTGCTGTTGAACAGAAGATAGAGAGTTTAAATTTAGAAAAGAGAAGAGGGGAAATCTATGATAGAAATTTAATACCTTTTGTTGATAGAACTTCTTCAGAATATATTTATGCTATACCAGGTATGATTGTAAACAAAAAAACGGCTTCAATAATTTTAAATAAAATAACAGGAATTTCAGACTTAGAAATATATAAAGATTTAAATTCCGAAAAGGATATTATTAAATATAAATGTAAATATACGTACAAAGGAAATTTACCAATTGGACTCTTTAAGATGGATATACCTCAAAGATATGATTCTAATTCTTTAGCAAGGCATGTAATAGGTTATTATGGAATTATAAGTTATGGTTTGGAAAACACATTTAATAAAACATTAAGTTCTAATGGAATTGAATCTGTTGCCGTTTTTAAAGATAATTACAACGATTATTTAAAAGGCTTAGGTGTTAAGATTATAAACTCTCAAAATAAAGTATTTTCCATTGAGACTACACTGGATTATCATATTCAAAAAGCAGTAGAGGATATTTTAGATAAAAATGCAATAAATGGCGCTGCAGTCGTACTGGATGTGAAAAATGGCGATATTTTAGCTATGGCTTCAAGACCAAATTATGATCAAAATAAGGTAAGCAGTTACCTTGAAAGCAAAAATGAAGAATTGATGAATAAAGCATTGATGGAATATCCGCCAGGTTCCATATTTAAAATTATAGTAGCCTCTGCGGCTTTGGAAAATAAAAAAGTAAATATATACGATAATTTTATAGATGAGCCATATATAAATATAGATGGTGTGATTTATCATAATTTCATGGATGAATCAAATGGTTTAATAAATATTGACAAGGCATTTGAAGTTTCATCAAATACTACTTTTATAAAGATTGGGCAGAAAACAGGAGGCAGCAATATAATTGATATGGCAAAAAAGTTCGGAATTACGAAAGATGATAATTTACCTGTAGAAGAACAAGTAGGTACATTGCCTTCTTTGAAAAATACATATGGCGCAGGAATTGGAAATCTTTCAATTGGTCAAGGAGATGTTACTATGACTCCTCTGCAAGCTGCTGATATTGCAGCTACAATTGCAAATGATGGTATAAGAAATATACCAAATCTTTTGAAAGCTATTGTGGATGAAAATGGTACGGTGGTTGAAAACATTCATAAGACGAATTCATACAGAGTAATTAGTGAAAGTACAGCATTAAGTGTAAAGCAAATGATGAGGGATGTTGTCATCAATGGAACAGGCAAAAATGCGGAGACAGAATATAAATCTGCTGGGAAAACTGGTTCGGCAGAAGTAAACAGAGAAAAAAACATATATCACGCATGGTTTACAGGCTTTGTTCCGTATGACAAACCTGTCTATGCCATATCTGTGTTTGTGAAAAATGGCGATATAGGAGGAATTAATGCGGCGCCAATATTTAAAGAAATCGCTAATGAAATAATGAAATATTATAAATAA
- the sigK gene encoding RNA polymerase sporulation sigma factor SigK: MWAALIALITSIVKDIINFGYLTNASSFPQPLTAEEEKKYFEAYKNGDEEAKNILIERNLRLVAHIVKKYSNTGKDVDDLISIGTIGLIKAISTYDASKGTHLATYAARCIENEILMSLRSEKKIKSEISLQDPIGIDKEGNAISLIDILGTETDEVSDQVELEMQIKKLYSKINSVLKNRERLIIELRYGLVNGGAKTQREIAKMLGISRSYVSRIEKKALSKLFKEMIM; encoded by the coding sequence ATGTGGGCAGCACTTATTGCACTAATTACGTCTATTGTAAAAGATATAATTAATTTTGGCTATTTAACAAATGCTAGTTCATTTCCCCAGCCTTTGACAGCGGAAGAAGAAAAAAAGTATTTTGAAGCCTATAAAAATGGTGACGAAGAAGCGAAAAACATTTTAATTGAAAGAAACTTAAGACTTGTTGCACATATTGTTAAGAAATATAGCAATACAGGGAAAGATGTCGATGACCTGATATCGATAGGGACAATTGGACTTATAAAAGCTATTTCAACTTATGATGCTTCAAAAGGAACACACTTGGCAACATATGCAGCCCGATGCATTGAAAACGAAATATTGATGTCATTGAGATCTGAAAAAAAGATAAAATCGGAGATTTCATTGCAAGATCCTATAGGTATTGACAAAGAAGGCAATGCAATTTCGTTAATTGACATATTGGGTACAGAAACAGATGAAGTCAGCGATCAAGTAGAGTTAGAGATGCAGATAAAAAAATTATATAGCAAGATAAATAGTGTCCTTAAAAATAGGGAAAGGTTGATAATAGAATTGAGATATGGGCTTGTAAATGGTGGTGCTAAGACGCAAAGGGAAATAGCAAAGATGCTTGGTATTTCAAGGTCATATGTATCAAGAATAGAGAAGAAAGCATTAAGCAAATTGTTTAAAGAAATGATTATGTAA
- the gdhA gene encoding NADP-specific glutamate dehydrogenase produces the protein MSYVQEVIQQVIKKNPGEFEFHQAVKEVLESLEPVINVHKEYKEAGILERLVEPERQIIFRVPWVDDQGKVQVNRGYRVEFNSAIGPYKGGLRFHPSVYIGIIKFLGFEQIFKNSLTGTPIGGAKGGSDFDPKGKSDGEVMRFCQSFMTELFRHIGPNTDVPAGDIGVGAREIGYLYGQYKRIKNAFEGSLTGKGLSFGGSLVRKEATGYGLIYLVEEMLKDHGRSLEGTKVVISGSGNVAIYAAEKVQKLGGKVIAMSDSNGYIYDAEGVNLDSIKQIKEVERKRIREYIESHPKAEYHEGCSGIWDIPCDIALPCATQNELNGEAAKKLIKNGCFAVGEGANMPSTPDAIEAFLNNGILFAPAKAANAGGVAISALEMSQNSMRYSWTFDEVDEKLKNIMVNIYKNINDAAKEYGCEGNLVAGANIAGFIKVADAMLAQGIV, from the coding sequence ATGTCATATGTTCAGGAAGTTATTCAACAGGTTATTAAAAAAAATCCGGGTGAATTTGAATTTCATCAGGCAGTAAAAGAAGTTTTAGAGTCATTAGAGCCTGTTATAAACGTACATAAGGAGTATAAAGAAGCTGGAATATTAGAAAGGCTTGTTGAGCCGGAAAGACAAATAATATTCCGCGTGCCTTGGGTAGATGACCAAGGTAAAGTGCAAGTAAATAGAGGATATAGAGTAGAATTTAATAGTGCAATAGGACCTTATAAAGGTGGTTTGCGCTTTCATCCTTCTGTTTACATAGGAATAATAAAGTTTTTGGGATTTGAGCAAATTTTCAAGAATTCATTAACAGGAACTCCTATCGGCGGTGCCAAAGGGGGCAGTGATTTTGACCCAAAAGGAAAATCAGACGGAGAAGTAATGCGTTTTTGCCAGAGTTTTATGACGGAGCTGTTTAGACATATAGGACCAAATACTGATGTTCCTGCAGGTGATATTGGTGTAGGAGCTAGAGAAATTGGCTATTTATATGGGCAGTATAAAAGAATAAAAAATGCATTTGAAGGATCGTTAACAGGGAAAGGTTTGTCATTTGGAGGAAGCCTTGTTCGAAAGGAAGCTACTGGATATGGTTTAATATATTTAGTAGAAGAAATGTTAAAAGATCACGGAAGAAGTTTAGAAGGTACTAAAGTAGTTATTTCAGGTTCAGGAAATGTTGCTATATACGCAGCCGAGAAGGTTCAAAAGCTAGGTGGAAAAGTTATTGCTATGAGCGATTCAAACGGATATATTTATGATGCAGAAGGTGTAAACTTGGATTCGATTAAACAAATAAAAGAAGTTGAGAGGAAAAGAATAAGGGAATATATTGAGAGCCATCCAAAAGCAGAATATCATGAGGGATGTTCAGGAATATGGGATATTCCATGCGATATTGCTCTTCCTTGCGCTACGCAAAATGAACTTAATGGAGAGGCTGCTAAAAAATTAATAAAGAATGGGTGTTTTGCAGTTGGAGAAGGTGCAAACATGCCTTCTACGCCAGATGCAATAGAAGCATTTTTAAACAATGGTATTCTTTTTGCTCCAGCTAAAGCAGCTAATGCCGGCGGCGTGGCAATATCGGCTTTAGAAATGTCACAAAATAGTATGAGATATTCATGGACATTTGATGAAGTTGATGAAAAGTTAAAAAATATAATGGTTAATATTTACAAAAATATAAATGATGCAGCAAAAGAATACGGATGCGAAGGGAATTTAGTTGCGGGTGCAAATATTGCCGGATTTATAAAAGTGGCAGATGCAATGCTAGCTCAGGGAATTGTATAG
- a CDS encoding YqeG family HAD IIIA-type phosphatase: MYKKLIPDMYVNSIYDINFEELKERGITSLVFDIDNTLVPQKVLSADRKVINLFRFLKSKGFKVCLISNNTTKRVNNFTKNTGVQGVSWAIKPRKAAFYKALKILNSKPEETAIIGDQIFTDILGGHRVGLFTILVPPLSSDEFGWTKLMRKLERRVLKKV; the protein is encoded by the coding sequence TTGTATAAAAAATTGATTCCTGATATGTATGTAAATTCAATATACGATATAAATTTTGAAGAATTAAAAGAAAGAGGTATAACTTCATTAGTTTTTGATATTGATAATACTCTTGTACCTCAAAAAGTTTTAAGTGCAGATAGAAAAGTTATTAATTTATTTAGGTTTTTAAAATCAAAAGGATTTAAAGTTTGTTTGATATCTAATAATACGACAAAAAGGGTTAATAATTTTACAAAAAATACAGGTGTTCAAGGAGTTTCTTGGGCAATCAAGCCAAGAAAAGCCGCTTTTTATAAGGCTTTAAAAATACTTAATTCTAAGCCTGAAGAAACTGCTATCATTGGCGACCAAATTTTTACAGACATACTTGGTGGTCACAGAGTTGGCCTTTTTACTATATTAGTGCCGCCTTTATCAAGTGATGAATTTGGATGGACTAAATTGATGAGGAAGCTTGAAAGAAGAGTATTGAAAAAGGTGTGA
- the aroE gene encoding shikimate dehydrogenase, giving the protein MHVNAKTDIYGIIGHPIGHSLSPFIHNAAFESVNLNSVYVSFDVHEENLKDAILGIKALGIKGINVTVPHKENVMKYLDYISDEAKLIGAVNTIKNNNGILEGYNTDVTGFTESLKEHDIVVEGKNAVILGAGGAARAVAVGLSLTGVKSIMIANRSKEKARNLSNYIKNNLGINCIDVTYDDLNQLEEIDILVNVTSVGMFPDINLSPVDESIAVKAKFVYDIIYNPEKTQLLSYAEKHSIRNLNGFDMLINQANHSFKIWTGMNFNKNIILNTLKKKDFVK; this is encoded by the coding sequence ATGCACGTTAATGCAAAAACTGATATTTACGGGATAATCGGACATCCTATTGGACATAGCCTGTCGCCATTTATACATAATGCTGCATTTGAAAGTGTTAATTTAAACTCAGTGTACGTATCCTTTGATGTACATGAAGAAAATTTGAAAGATGCGATTTTAGGTATAAAAGCGTTAGGAATAAAGGGTATAAATGTTACGGTGCCTCATAAAGAAAATGTTATGAAATATCTAGATTATATATCTGATGAAGCAAAGCTAATAGGTGCAGTCAACACAATTAAAAATAATAATGGAATATTAGAAGGCTACAACACTGATGTTACAGGGTTTACTGAATCGCTTAAAGAGCATGATATAGTAGTTGAAGGGAAAAATGCGGTAATACTTGGTGCTGGTGGTGCAGCGCGAGCTGTTGCAGTAGGTCTTTCGCTTACAGGTGTCAAATCAATAATGATTGCAAATAGATCAAAAGAAAAGGCAAGAAATCTTAGTAACTACATAAAAAATAATCTAGGAATAAATTGTATTGATGTTACGTATGATGATTTAAATCAGCTAGAAGAAATAGACATTCTTGTAAATGTAACCAGCGTCGGAATGTTTCCAGATATAAATTTGTCGCCTGTAGATGAAAGCATCGCAGTAAAAGCTAAATTTGTTTATGATATTATTTATAACCCTGAAAAAACGCAATTGCTAAGTTATGCTGAAAAACACAGCATTAGAAATCTTAATGGATTTGATATGCTTATTAACCAAGCAAATCATTCTTTTAAAATATGGACGGGTATGAATTTCAATAAAAATATTATTTTAAATACTCTAAAAAAGAAGGATTTTGTTAAATAA
- a CDS encoding GspE/PulE family protein, whose translation MIKKKLGDLLVEVGLIDENQLNNAIKIQKMTGEKLGKILVKEGYLTEEQIIEALEFQLGIPHIDIKKVFIDPNVAKLIPESLAKRHVAIPIKKENDGLLVAMADPLNIFAIDDIKLITKQEVKPLIASEDGILKAIDRVFGKEEAEKAVQDFKKELSQNGVEIDSNLLKNITEDEINNAPAVRLVNSIIEQAVKNRASDVHIEPTENDLRIRFRVDGELHEAMRVFKSTQGPVITRIKIMANMNIAERRLPQDGKIETNVDGKNIDIRVSSLPTIYGEKLVLRILDKSGYIITKDKLGLNNDDMKLFDDLLRHPNGIILLTGPTGSGKTTTLYAMLNELNKPDINIITVEDPVEYTLEGLNQVQVNEKAGLTFAAALRSILRQDPDIIMIGEIRDRETAEIAIRSSITGHLVLSTLHTNDSAGAITRLIDMGIEPYLVSSSIVGVIAQRLARKICNNCKIEYEASHREKLILGLDTEKSLKLYKGKGCAVCNKTGYRGRIPIYEIMMMTPKIKELTNEKAPADAITNEAVSNGMNTLRESARKLVLDGITTIDEMLRLTYDDKY comes from the coding sequence ATGATAAAAAAGAAATTAGGAGACCTTCTCGTAGAAGTCGGTCTAATAGATGAAAATCAGCTTAATAATGCTATAAAAATTCAAAAGATGACAGGTGAAAAACTTGGCAAAATACTTGTTAAAGAGGGTTATTTGACTGAAGAGCAAATCATTGAGGCCTTAGAATTTCAGCTAGGGATACCTCATATCGATATAAAAAAAGTTTTTATTGACCCCAATGTTGCTAAACTGATTCCGGAGTCATTAGCTAAAAGGCATGTTGCAATACCTATAAAAAAGGAAAATGATGGTCTATTAGTTGCAATGGCAGACCCTCTTAACATTTTTGCTATAGATGATATTAAGCTTATAACGAAACAAGAAGTGAAACCATTGATTGCTTCTGAAGATGGCATATTAAAAGCGATTGATAGGGTGTTTGGCAAGGAAGAAGCGGAAAAGGCAGTACAGGACTTTAAGAAAGAGCTAAGCCAAAATGGTGTGGAAATTGATAGCAATTTATTAAAAAATATTACTGAGGATGAGATAAACAATGCACCTGCAGTTAGGCTTGTCAATTCGATCATTGAGCAGGCAGTTAAAAACCGTGCATCTGATGTACATATAGAGCCTACAGAGAATGATTTGAGGATAAGATTTAGAGTTGATGGTGAACTACATGAAGCAATGAGAGTTTTTAAAAGCACTCAAGGACCTGTCATAACAAGAATAAAAATAATGGCGAATATGAATATTGCAGAAAGAAGATTGCCGCAAGATGGAAAGATTGAAACAAATGTGGATGGCAAAAATATCGATATAAGAGTGTCCTCATTGCCTACGATTTATGGAGAAAAACTTGTACTTAGGATATTGGATAAAAGCGGTTATATTATCACGAAGGATAAATTGGGTTTAAATAATGACGACATGAAGTTATTTGATGATTTACTGCGCCATCCCAATGGCATAATTCTTCTTACAGGTCCTACCGGAAGCGGAAAGACTACAACACTTTATGCCATGTTAAATGAACTTAATAAGCCTGATATAAATATAATAACCGTTGAAGACCCTGTTGAATATACGCTTGAAGGTTTGAATCAAGTACAAGTCAATGAAAAAGCAGGCCTTACGTTTGCAGCGGCTTTAAGATCCATTTTAAGGCAGGATCCCGATATAATAATGATTGGTGAAATAAGAGATAGAGAAACTGCAGAAATAGCGATAAGATCGTCTATTACTGGGCATTTGGTTTTATCTACATTGCATACAAATGACTCTGCAGGTGCGATAACAAGGCTAATAGATATGGGAATAGAACCATATCTTGTTTCTTCATCGATTGTTGGCGTTATTGCGCAAAGGTTGGCAAGGAAAATATGCAATAACTGTAAGATAGAGTATGAGGCATCTCACAGAGAAAAGCTTATTCTCGGACTGGATACGGAAAAATCTCTTAAATTGTATAAAGGTAAAGGCTGTGCCGTCTGTAATAAAACAGGCTATAGAGGCAGAATTCCAATATATGAAATAATGATGATGACGCCTAAAATAAAAGAACTTACAAATGAAAAAGCTCCGGCAGATGCGATTACAAATGAAGCTGTATCAAATGGCATGAATACACTTAGAGAAAGTGCCAGAAAGCTTGTTTTAGATGGTATTACCACAATTGATGAAATGCTAAGGTTGACATATGATGACAAGTACTAG
- a CDS encoding type IV pilus twitching motility protein PilT: MKTIELLTLVVKNGASDLHITVGVPPVLRINGQLVKLDLPQLTPQDTEEITRDLLSSDELKKLEETGDIDLSYSVQGLGRFRINAYKQRGTYSLAIRSVALRIPTIDELGLPEVIKELSLKTRGLILVTGPTGSGKSTTLASMIDLINDVRNCHILTLEDPIEYLHKHKKSIVNQREIGHDALSYASALRAALREDPDVILVGEMRDLETIQIAITAAETGHLVLSTLHTIGSAKTIDRIIDVFPPYQQQQIKVQLSNVLEGIISQQLLPKLDNSGRVVAVEVMIATPAIRNLIREGKSFQIQSMVQTGSKFGMMTMDMSISQLLKKNLISMDDALTYCVDRENFSKLAL; this comes from the coding sequence ATGAAAACAATTGAACTATTGACGCTAGTTGTAAAAAACGGTGCATCTGATTTACATATAACGGTAGGTGTTCCTCCTGTATTAAGAATAAATGGGCAACTTGTAAAACTCGATTTGCCACAGTTGACGCCGCAAGATACGGAAGAAATCACAAGAGATTTACTTTCGAGCGATGAACTAAAAAAACTTGAAGAGACAGGAGACATAGATCTTTCGTATTCTGTACAGGGGCTTGGAAGATTTAGAATAAATGCCTACAAACAGAGAGGTACATATAGTCTTGCAATAAGGTCTGTTGCATTGCGAATACCGACTATTGATGAATTGGGACTTCCAGAGGTTATAAAAGAGCTTTCATTGAAAACTCGTGGCCTTATACTTGTAACAGGTCCAACAGGCAGCGGGAAATCCACAACACTTGCATCTATGATTGATCTGATAAATGATGTGCGAAATTGCCATATATTGACTCTTGAAGATCCGATAGAGTATCTACATAAACACAAAAAAAGCATAGTAAATCAAAGAGAGATAGGTCACGATGCATTGTCTTATGCTAGTGCACTAAGGGCAGCTTTAAGGGAAGATCCTGATGTCATACTTGTAGGTGAGATGAGAGATTTAGAAACAATACAGATAGCTATAACTGCTGCTGAAACAGGACATCTCGTATTATCTACATTGCATACTATAGGCTCTGCTAAGACTATTGACAGAATTATAGATGTATTTCCTCCGTATCAACAACAGCAGATAAAAGTACAGCTTTCGAATGTGTTAGAAGGCATAATTTCACAGCAGTTGCTGCCTAAACTTGATAATTCAGGACGTGTTGTGGCTGTTGAGGTAATGATAGCGACTCCTGCCATAAGGAATTTGATTAGAGAAGGTAAATCATTCCAAATCCAATCTATGGTTCAAACAGGAAGTAAATTTGGAATGATGACAATGGATATGTCAATATCACAGCTTTTAAAAAAGAATTTGATTTCGATGGATGATGCATTGACATATTGTGTAGACAGGGAAAACTTTTCAAAATTGGCATTGTAA